One Burkholderia sp. 9120 DNA window includes the following coding sequences:
- a CDS encoding CopD family protein, whose protein sequence is MSFDGLWIGQVAMAALMNVAFAFAVGSALLGAWLAKDAQTRISPARPAWLRAQRSMLTATVVLVLADLGWLLYQAASMSGVALPAAIGVVPTVLTQTHVGYGWSVAFAGALVLLGTAITSHTGMVRNALLWLAVIAVAAGKASLGHAADAGVASAAIGMQTLHVLVTSVWGGLAMAAGLSVLPALGTSTARGMLIRTATQVSNVSVVAVGLVLLSGIFNAVRGSGGSFEAIELSTWGHVLMLKLALVGMALVLGGLNRFSALPRLRRTASTMDAHTFVNVLYLEALAMIGVFVAAAALSHTVPAFAALG, encoded by the coding sequence ATGAGCTTCGACGGATTGTGGATCGGGCAGGTCGCCATGGCCGCGCTCATGAACGTCGCGTTTGCGTTTGCCGTCGGTTCGGCGTTGCTTGGCGCGTGGCTCGCCAAAGACGCGCAGACCAGGATCTCGCCGGCCCGCCCGGCCTGGTTGCGTGCGCAACGGTCGATGCTGACCGCCACCGTCGTGCTGGTGCTCGCCGACCTCGGCTGGCTGCTGTATCAGGCGGCGTCGATGAGCGGCGTGGCGTTGCCGGCGGCCATCGGCGTGGTGCCGACGGTGCTGACGCAAACCCATGTCGGCTATGGCTGGAGCGTGGCTTTCGCGGGTGCACTGGTGTTGCTCGGCACGGCCATCACCAGTCATACCGGGATGGTGCGCAATGCGCTGCTGTGGCTCGCGGTGATCGCGGTCGCGGCCGGCAAGGCGTCGCTCGGTCATGCGGCCGATGCCGGCGTGGCGTCGGCGGCGATCGGCATGCAGACGTTGCACGTGCTGGTGACCAGCGTGTGGGGCGGACTCGCGATGGCGGCCGGGCTCTCGGTGCTGCCCGCGCTCGGCACGTCGACTGCGCGCGGCATGCTGATCCGCACGGCGACGCAGGTGTCGAATGTGTCGGTGGTGGCGGTCGGGCTGGTGCTGCTGTCGGGTATCTTCAACGCGGTGCGCGGGTCGGGCGGGTCGTTCGAAGCGATCGAACTGAGCACGTGGGGCCATGTGCTGATGCTCAAGCTCGCGCTGGTCGGGATGGCGCTCGTGCTCGGCGGCCTCAACCGCTTCTCGGCGTTGCCGCGCTTGCGCCGCACGGCGTCGACGATGGACGCGCATACCTTCGTCAACGTGCTCTATCTGGAAGCGCTGGCGATGATCGGCGTGTTCGTCGCGGCGGCCGCGCTGTCGCATACCGTGCCGGCGTTCGCGGCGCTGGGTTGA
- a CDS encoding c-type cytochrome has protein sequence MELRVSSRRLFRPLLALLLIGSAGVYSAAKAQTQPKAPDTMEARVQGCTACHGSHGQGTDNDYFPRLAGKPADYLYNQLQNFREGRRKYPPMNYLVTYLSDDYLHQIATYFSQQRPPYPTPAKPTVSQTTLDRGQQIVLNGDTSKQIPACAACHGKGLTGMQPAIPGLVGLHSDYISAQLGAWRSGSRHAIAPDCMHTIATRLTDEDVNAVASWLATQKAPQNPVPAPARSMKTPLACGSEPQ, from the coding sequence ATGGAGTTACGCGTGTCTTCAAGACGCCTTTTCCGCCCGTTGCTCGCCCTTCTGCTGATCGGCTCCGCGGGTGTCTATAGCGCTGCGAAAGCGCAGACTCAACCGAAGGCCCCCGACACGATGGAAGCGCGCGTGCAAGGGTGCACGGCATGTCACGGCAGCCACGGCCAAGGTACGGACAACGACTACTTCCCCCGTCTCGCGGGCAAGCCGGCCGACTATCTGTACAACCAGCTCCAGAATTTCCGCGAAGGGCGCCGCAAGTACCCGCCCATGAACTACCTCGTCACGTATCTCTCCGACGACTACCTTCATCAGATCGCCACTTACTTCTCGCAACAGCGTCCGCCGTATCCGACGCCGGCCAAGCCGACCGTGTCGCAAACCACGCTCGATCGCGGCCAGCAGATCGTGCTGAATGGCGACACATCCAAACAGATTCCGGCTTGCGCGGCCTGCCACGGCAAGGGCTTGACCGGCATGCAACCGGCTATCCCGGGGCTGGTCGGCTTGCATTCGGACTACATCAGCGCGCAACTGGGCGCCTGGCGCTCGGGTTCGCGTCACGCGATCGCGCCTGATTGCATGCACACCATCGCCACGCGCCTCACCGACGAAGATGTGAACGCCGTCGCTTCGTGGCTCGCCACGCAGAAGGCTCCACAAAACCCCGTGCCGGCTCCGGCCCGCTCGATGAAGACTCCGCTTGCCTGCGGCAGCGAACCGCAATAA
- a CDS encoding FCD domain-containing protein — MQHDLHGRVAHLLATAILRGDYAPDSILPREAELMETFGVSRTVLREALRTLTSKGLIESRPRVGTRVRPKQAWNLLDVDVLDWYSRVAEPMAFALKLQEMREMIEPYAAALAAASHTEDTFYVLAAAHGAMVAARNVDEWVRADLQFHLSVLSACSNELLIPLGTLIERTLEAQLRLNAKRADVFNASLGEHTAVFEAIRERDADAARAAMAGLLGVTRGRIEG; from the coding sequence ATTCAGCACGATCTGCATGGGCGCGTCGCCCATCTGCTGGCGACCGCGATTCTGCGCGGCGACTACGCGCCCGATTCGATCCTGCCGCGCGAAGCGGAGTTGATGGAGACGTTCGGCGTGAGTCGCACGGTGTTGCGCGAGGCGCTGCGCACGCTGACGTCGAAAGGGCTGATCGAATCGCGGCCGCGGGTGGGCACGCGCGTGCGGCCCAAACAGGCGTGGAATCTGCTCGATGTCGACGTGCTCGACTGGTACTCGCGCGTCGCCGAGCCGATGGCGTTCGCGCTCAAGCTGCAGGAAATGCGCGAGATGATCGAACCGTATGCCGCGGCTCTGGCGGCGGCTTCACACACGGAAGACACGTTTTATGTGCTGGCCGCGGCGCATGGAGCGATGGTGGCGGCGCGCAATGTCGACGAATGGGTGCGGGCCGATCTGCAGTTTCATCTGAGCGTGCTGAGCGCGTGCAGTAACGAATTGCTGATTCCGTTGGGCACGTTGATCGAGCGAACGTTGGAGGCGCAGTTGCGGCTGAATGCGAAACGCGCGGACGTGTTCAACGCGTCGCTCGGTGAGCATACCGCCGTGTTCGAAGCGATTCGCGAGCGCGACGCCGACGCGGCGCGCGCGGCGATGGCGGGGTTGCTGGGCGTGACGAGAGGGCGGATCGAAGGCTAG
- a CDS encoding MFS transporter: MLFITVVITYLDRSNLSIAATAIAQDLQLDPAQMGLVFSAFGWSYALLQIPGGMLVDRTRPRLLLALIIGLWSLATILQGFASAFAMLLSLRVLLGALEAPAYPTLNRVVTTWFPDNERARAIASYTSGQYVGLAFLTPALVLTQQHFGWQGVFFLTGAIGVLWGLVWYASYREPSESTDINEAELETIRAGGGLVDLGKSERDSAQPRRARYGAAEWRAVLGNRKLWGVYIGQIAVTSTLWFFLTWFPTYLVKYRHMDFLKAGFMAAVPFLAAFVGILTSGLLSDWMIRRGASVTVARKAPIVTGLLLSTAIVGANYVETPAMVILFMAIAFFGSGFSSITWVLVSSMAKKELLGLTGGMFNLMGNLSSICVPVVIGFIVRNNDFKPALVFMSAVGVVGALSYLFLVGKIERIR; this comes from the coding sequence ATGCTGTTCATCACCGTGGTCATCACGTATCTCGACCGCAGCAATCTGTCGATCGCCGCCACCGCGATCGCCCAGGATCTGCAACTCGATCCGGCGCAGATGGGGCTGGTGTTTTCCGCGTTCGGCTGGTCGTACGCGCTGCTGCAGATTCCGGGCGGTATGCTGGTGGACCGCACGCGGCCGCGCCTGCTGCTGGCGCTGATCATCGGCCTGTGGTCGCTCGCGACGATCCTGCAAGGTTTCGCCAGCGCGTTCGCCATGCTGCTGTCGCTGCGCGTGCTGCTCGGCGCGCTGGAGGCGCCGGCCTACCCAACGCTCAACCGCGTCGTCACCACCTGGTTTCCCGACAACGAACGGGCCCGCGCGATCGCGAGCTATACCTCGGGCCAGTACGTCGGCCTCGCGTTCCTGACGCCGGCGCTCGTGCTCACGCAGCAGCATTTCGGCTGGCAGGGTGTGTTCTTTCTGACCGGCGCGATCGGCGTGCTGTGGGGACTGGTGTGGTACGCGTCGTACCGCGAACCGTCGGAATCGACCGATATCAACGAAGCCGAACTCGAGACGATCCGTGCGGGCGGCGGACTCGTCGATCTGGGTAAATCCGAGCGCGACTCCGCGCAGCCGCGCCGCGCCCGCTACGGCGCCGCCGAATGGCGCGCCGTGCTAGGCAACCGCAAGCTGTGGGGCGTGTATATCGGGCAGATCGCGGTGACCTCGACGCTGTGGTTCTTCCTCACCTGGTTCCCCACCTACCTCGTCAAATACCGGCACATGGACTTCCTGAAGGCCGGCTTCATGGCGGCCGTGCCGTTCCTCGCCGCGTTCGTCGGCATTCTGACCTCGGGGCTGCTGTCGGACTGGATGATCCGGCGCGGCGCGTCGGTCACCGTGGCGCGTAAGGCGCCGATCGTGACGGGGCTGCTGCTCTCGACCGCGATCGTCGGCGCGAACTATGTCGAGACGCCCGCGATGGTGATCCTGTTCATGGCGATCGCGTTCTTCGGCAGCGGCTTTTCGTCGATCACGTGGGTGCTGGTGTCGTCGATGGCGAAGAAGGAACTGCTCGGCCTCACCGGCGGTATGTTCAACCTGATGGGCAATCTGTCGTCGATCTGTGTGCCGGTGGTGATCGGCTTTATCGTCAGGAACAACGATTTCAAACCGGCGCTGGTGTTCATGAGCGCGGTCGGCGTGGTCGGCGCGCTGTCCTATCTGTTCCTTGTCGGGAAGATCGAGCGGATTCGTTAA
- the dgoD gene encoding galactonate dehydratase, which produces MKITKLETFIVPPRWCFLKIETDEGIVGWGEPVVEGRAHTVAAAVEELADYLIGKDPLLIEDHWQVMYRAGFYRGGPITMSAIAGVDQALWDIKGKHHGVPIHALLGGQVRDKIKVYSWIGGDRPSDVANNARAVVERGFKAVKMNGSEELQIIDTFDKVQGVINNVAAVREAVGPNIGIGVDFHGRVHKPMAKVLAKELDPYKLLFIEEPVLSENAEALRDIVNQTNTPIALGERLYSRWDFKHILSGGYVDIIQPDASHAGGITECRKIASMAEAYDVALALHCPLGPIALATCLQIDAVSYNAFIQEQSLGIHYNQGNDLLDYIKNPEVFKYEDGFVSIPQGPGLGIEVNEEKVREMAKVGHRWRNPVWRHEDGSVAEW; this is translated from the coding sequence ATGAAAATCACCAAGCTCGAAACCTTCATCGTCCCGCCGCGCTGGTGTTTCCTGAAGATCGAAACCGACGAAGGTATCGTCGGCTGGGGCGAGCCGGTGGTCGAAGGGCGCGCGCACACGGTCGCGGCGGCGGTGGAAGAACTGGCCGACTATCTGATCGGCAAAGACCCGCTGCTGATCGAGGACCATTGGCAGGTCATGTACCGCGCGGGCTTCTATCGCGGCGGCCCGATCACCATGAGCGCGATTGCCGGCGTCGACCAGGCGCTGTGGGACATCAAGGGCAAGCATCACGGCGTGCCGATTCATGCGCTGCTCGGCGGCCAGGTGCGCGACAAGATCAAGGTGTATTCGTGGATCGGCGGCGACCGTCCGAGCGACGTCGCGAATAACGCGCGCGCCGTGGTCGAACGCGGCTTCAAGGCGGTCAAGATGAACGGCTCGGAAGAGCTGCAGATCATCGACACCTTCGACAAGGTGCAAGGCGTGATCAACAACGTCGCGGCCGTGCGCGAGGCGGTCGGGCCGAACATCGGCATCGGCGTGGACTTCCACGGCCGCGTGCACAAGCCGATGGCGAAGGTGCTGGCGAAAGAACTCGACCCGTACAAGCTGCTCTTCATCGAAGAGCCGGTGCTGTCGGAAAACGCCGAGGCGCTGCGCGACATCGTCAATCAGACCAACACGCCGATCGCGCTCGGCGAGCGCCTGTATTCGCGCTGGGACTTCAAGCACATTCTGTCGGGCGGCTACGTCGACATCATTCAGCCGGACGCGTCGCACGCGGGCGGGATTACCGAGTGCCGCAAGATCGCGTCGATGGCCGAAGCGTACGACGTCGCGCTCGCACTGCATTGCCCGCTCGGCCCGATCGCGCTGGCCACCTGCCTGCAGATCGACGCGGTGAGCTACAACGCGTTCATCCAGGAACAAAGCCTGGGGATTCACTACAACCAGGGCAACGACCTGCTCGACTACATCAAGAATCCGGAAGTCTTCAAGTACGAAGACGGCTTCGTGTCGATTCCGCAGGGCCCGGGTCTGGGCATCGAGGTCAACGAAGAGAAGGTGCGCGAGATGGCGAAGGTCGGCCACCGCTGGCGCAATCCGGTGTGGCGCCATGAGGACGGCAGCGTCGCCGAGTGGTAA
- a CDS encoding YodC family protein produces the protein MRLTRRRATPAYRAGEVLRLKSGGRPMTAIWNGPVLFAPGNWLICQWFSDAGELQQEMFPEETLERASHALAA, from the coding sequence ATGCGATTGACAAGGCGACGCGCGACACCCGCGTATCGCGCGGGCGAGGTACTGAGGCTGAAGTCAGGCGGGCGTCCGATGACAGCCATCTGGAACGGGCCGGTGCTGTTCGCACCGGGCAACTGGCTGATCTGCCAGTGGTTCAGCGACGCGGGGGAGCTACAGCAGGAGATGTTTCCGGAGGAGACCCTCGAGCGGGCGAGCCATGCGCTCGCCGCTTAA
- a CDS encoding MarR family transcriptional regulator produces the protein MKTQLDERFGFLISDVGRLTGKRFDDLAKSSVDLTRAQCRVLAYLAHYGDINQARLADLLEVAPISAGRLLDRMEEGGWIVRTANPQDRRERQVGMTPKAERTLGKARKVGDEVALEALDGFSDDEAKQLIALLQRVRGNLSRLVDR, from the coding sequence ATGAAAACCCAACTCGATGAGCGCTTCGGCTTTCTGATTTCCGACGTCGGCCGTCTGACCGGCAAGCGTTTCGACGATCTCGCGAAGTCATCGGTCGATCTGACGCGCGCGCAGTGCCGCGTGCTGGCTTACCTCGCGCATTACGGCGACATCAATCAGGCGCGCCTCGCGGACCTGCTCGAAGTCGCGCCGATCTCGGCGGGCCGTTTGCTCGACCGGATGGAAGAGGGCGGCTGGATCGTGCGGACCGCCAATCCGCAGGACCGCCGCGAGCGCCAGGTCGGCATGACGCCGAAGGCCGAGCGCACGCTCGGCAAAGCGCGCAAGGTCGGCGACGAGGTCGCGCTCGAAGCGCTGGACGGTTTCAGCGACGACGAAGCGAAGCAGTTGATCGCGCTGCTGCAACGGGTGCGCGGCAATCTGAGCCGTCTGGTGGACCGCTGA
- a CDS encoding DHA2 family efflux MFS transporter permease subunit has product MSSDSLPASAAAPLNRPMITISIMLATLIQTLDSTIANVALPHMQGTLSASQDEITWVLTSYIVAAAIATPLTGWLSDRLSVKRLLIVAIGGFTVSSALCGLSETLTQIVASRLLQGVFGASLVPLSQSILLDINPREKQGQAMAVWGMGVMVGPILGPTLGGWLTDSYNWRWVFFINVPIGAFALFGVATFLPTRAPKPDAKFDAFGFVTLGLAIGGLQAMLDRGEQLDWFGSHEIVIEALVAAIAFAFFLVHTATVGKKSFFKYELLKDPNFATGTFFIFVIGAVMYATRALLPPMLQNLMNYPVATTGLVTAPSGAGTMVAMLFAGRLLKRIDARLLLLAGFLISAFALWQMMHYTIVLSESDIVWPGVIQGFGLGLVFVPLSALTFSTLTPELRADGTATYSLMRNIGSSIGISIVQTLMTRNTQVSHADLAANVTLFNPAMQPMLASGSNYDMAALNVSITQQASMIAYLNDFKLMFVATLLVIPLLLLIRPAHKAPDASVAHAAMD; this is encoded by the coding sequence ATGTCTTCCGACTCCCTGCCGGCCAGCGCCGCCGCGCCACTCAACCGGCCCATGATCACGATCTCGATCATGCTGGCGACGCTGATTCAAACGCTCGACAGCACGATCGCCAACGTGGCGCTGCCGCATATGCAAGGCACGCTGTCCGCGTCGCAGGACGAGATCACGTGGGTGCTGACCTCGTACATCGTCGCCGCCGCGATCGCCACGCCGCTCACCGGCTGGCTGTCCGACCGGCTGAGCGTGAAGCGGCTGCTGATCGTCGCGATCGGCGGCTTCACGGTGTCATCGGCGCTGTGCGGGTTGTCGGAGACGCTCACGCAGATCGTCGCGTCGCGTTTGCTGCAGGGGGTGTTCGGCGCGTCGCTGGTGCCGCTGTCGCAGTCCATCCTGCTCGACATCAATCCACGCGAAAAGCAGGGCCAGGCGATGGCGGTCTGGGGCATGGGCGTGATGGTCGGACCGATTCTCGGGCCGACGCTCGGCGGCTGGCTCACCGACAGCTACAACTGGCGCTGGGTGTTTTTCATCAACGTGCCGATCGGCGCATTCGCGCTGTTCGGCGTCGCGACCTTTCTGCCCACGCGCGCGCCGAAACCCGACGCGAAGTTCGACGCCTTCGGCTTCGTCACACTCGGCCTGGCGATCGGCGGATTGCAGGCCATGCTCGATCGCGGCGAGCAACTCGACTGGTTCGGCTCGCACGAGATCGTGATCGAGGCGTTGGTCGCGGCGATCGCGTTCGCGTTTTTTCTCGTGCATACGGCCACGGTCGGCAAGAAGTCGTTCTTCAAATACGAGTTGCTGAAAGACCCGAACTTCGCCACCGGCACGTTTTTCATTTTCGTGATCGGCGCGGTGATGTACGCCACGCGCGCGTTGCTGCCGCCGATGCTGCAGAACCTGATGAATTATCCGGTCGCGACCACCGGCCTCGTCACCGCGCCGAGCGGCGCCGGCACGATGGTCGCGATGCTGTTCGCCGGGCGCTTGCTGAAGCGGATCGATGCGCGGTTGTTGCTGCTCGCCGGCTTCCTGATCTCCGCGTTCGCGCTGTGGCAGATGATGCATTACACGATCGTGCTGTCGGAGTCGGATATCGTCTGGCCGGGGGTGATTCAGGGCTTCGGACTCGGACTCGTGTTCGTGCCGCTGAGTGCGTTGACCTTCTCGACGCTCACGCCCGAACTGCGCGCAGACGGCACCGCGACGTATAGCCTGATGCGCAATATCGGCAGCAGTATCGGCATTTCGATCGTGCAGACGCTGATGACGCGCAACACTCAGGTCTCGCACGCGGATCTCGCAGCGAACGTCACGCTGTTCAATCCGGCGATGCAGCCCATGCTCGCGAGCGGCTCGAATTACGACATGGCGGCGTTGAACGTGTCGATCACGCAGCAGGCGTCGATGATTGCGTATCTGAACGACTTCAAGCTGATGTTCGTGGCGACGCTGCTGGTGATTCCGCTGCTGTTGCTGATCCGGCCTGCGCATAAGGCGCCGGATGCGTCGGTCGCGCATGCGGCGATGGATTAG
- a CDS encoding hemolysin III family protein, with translation MHVGERFNSITHLVGAVLSVAGLATLVTMGALDGDAYKVVSFSVYGAMLIVLYAISTLYHSVRNPRVKAVLQKCDHSAIYLLIAGSYTPFTLVTLRGPWGWSLFGVSWGLAALGIVQELTLGRRTRSVSMVLYVLMGWLALVAVRPLVQALPAAGTAWLVAGGIIYSAGIYFFINDERIRHGHGIWHLFVLAGSLCQFVSVARYVA, from the coding sequence GTGCATGTCGGTGAGCGTTTCAACAGCATTACCCACCTCGTCGGCGCCGTGCTGTCGGTGGCGGGGCTGGCTACGCTCGTCACGATGGGCGCGCTCGACGGCGACGCGTACAAGGTGGTCAGCTTCAGTGTCTACGGTGCGATGCTGATCGTGCTGTATGCTATCTCGACGCTTTACCACAGCGTGCGCAACCCGCGTGTCAAAGCGGTTCTGCAGAAATGCGACCATTCGGCGATCTACCTGCTGATCGCCGGCAGCTACACCCCGTTCACGCTTGTCACGTTGCGTGGGCCGTGGGGCTGGTCGTTATTCGGCGTAAGCTGGGGGCTTGCCGCTCTCGGCATCGTGCAGGAACTGACGCTCGGGCGACGCACCCGCAGCGTTTCGATGGTGCTGTATGTGTTGATGGGATGGCTCGCGCTCGTTGCCGTCCGCCCGCTGGTGCAAGCTTTACCGGCAGCGGGTACCGCCTGGCTCGTGGCCGGCGGGATCATCTATAGCGCCGGCATCTACTTCTTCATCAACGACGAGCGCATCCGGCACGGACATGGTATCTGGCACCTGTTCGTACTGGCGGGCAGTCTGTGTCAATTCGTCAGTGTCGCGCGCTACGTCGCGTGA
- a CDS encoding NADH:flavin oxidoreductase: protein MSAAPNHPSPPSPFSPLRIGPVTLRNRLIKSATNEGMTPGGVPSRMLVQLHERIAAGGAAMTTVAYCAVSADGRTFVDQAQLTRATVAPLRALTDAVHRHGAAACAQITHGGCFTFLPELSTRRPLSASGGFNKVGLMSGRFFKQAMTERDMDAYAQQFAQAARVAREAGFDAVEIHMGHGYLLSQFLSPLYNHRRDAYGGSPEERARFPRQVLRAVLDAVGRHMAVLCKIGVTEGVKGGGTADDAATIARLLETDGAHMLVLSGGMNVESVWQLFGSPMPAEARANVSNPIVRCAMSLQKLTEPKFDGFREMYFLEHSRKVREAVRMPLAYLGGVRSLANVELAMREGFEAVAMARALVFDPRFAGQLRSQAERAAAQSTQSTQSTQSTQSTQSKAAQAPAQSGCTSCNRCVVMMYTPGGTSCALQPPNDAELNRIAAA, encoded by the coding sequence ATGAGTGCTGCCCCGAATCATCCGAGTCCTCCGAGTCCCTTCAGCCCGCTTCGCATCGGGCCTGTCACGCTGCGCAACCGCCTGATCAAATCGGCCACCAATGAAGGCATGACGCCCGGCGGCGTACCGTCGCGGATGCTCGTCCAACTGCACGAACGCATCGCGGCGGGCGGCGCCGCGATGACGACCGTCGCGTATTGCGCGGTCAGCGCCGACGGCCGCACGTTCGTCGATCAGGCACAACTGACGCGCGCGACGGTCGCGCCGTTACGCGCGCTGACCGATGCGGTGCATCGTCACGGCGCCGCGGCCTGCGCGCAGATCACGCACGGCGGCTGCTTCACGTTCTTGCCGGAGCTATCGACACGCCGGCCGCTCAGCGCATCGGGCGGCTTCAACAAAGTCGGTCTGATGAGCGGTCGCTTCTTCAAACAGGCAATGACCGAACGCGACATGGACGCCTATGCGCAGCAATTTGCGCAGGCGGCACGCGTCGCGCGCGAAGCGGGTTTCGACGCGGTCGAGATTCATATGGGCCATGGCTATCTGTTGAGCCAGTTCCTGTCGCCGCTTTATAACCATCGACGCGACGCGTACGGCGGCTCGCCCGAAGAGCGCGCCCGCTTTCCGCGCCAGGTGTTGCGCGCGGTGCTCGACGCGGTCGGCCGGCATATGGCGGTGTTGTGCAAGATCGGCGTGACCGAAGGCGTGAAAGGCGGTGGCACCGCCGACGACGCCGCCACGATCGCCCGCCTCCTCGAAACCGACGGCGCGCACATGCTGGTGCTGAGCGGCGGGATGAATGTGGAATCGGTGTGGCAATTGTTCGGCAGCCCGATGCCGGCCGAAGCGCGCGCGAACGTCTCGAACCCAATCGTGCGATGCGCGATGTCGCTGCAAAAACTGACCGAGCCGAAATTCGACGGCTTCAGGGAGATGTACTTCCTCGAACATTCGCGCAAGGTGCGGGAAGCGGTGCGGATGCCGCTGGCTTATCTCGGCGGTGTGCGGTCGCTGGCGAATGTCGAACTGGCGATGCGGGAAGGTTTCGAAGCGGTCGCGATGGCGCGTGCGCTGGTGTTCGATCCAAGGTTTGCCGGGCAGTTGCGCTCGCAAGCGGAGCGAGCGGCGGCTCAATCAACTCAATCAACTCAATCAACTCAATCAACTCAATCAACTCAATCAAAAGCGGCACAGGCGCCAGCGCAGTCGGGCTGCACGTCGTGCAATCGCTGCGTGGTGATGATGTACACGCCGGGTGGCACGTCGTGCGCGCTGCAACCGCCCAACGACGCGGAGTTGAACCGCATCGCGGCGGCTTAA
- the copC gene encoding copper homeostasis periplasmic binding protein CopC codes for MKLFKFSRTTSRALALGVAALLAASTASTAFAHAHLVSSEPAANAAVAAPTEVTIHFTEPLEPAFSRIELADASGKAALPAASAASLVDKDDAKVMHLPLPPLSAGRYAVHWTAVATDGHRTQGNFAFIVQ; via the coding sequence ATGAAGCTATTCAAATTTTCCCGTACGACGTCGCGTGCGTTGGCGCTCGGCGTCGCGGCGCTGCTTGCCGCGTCCACTGCGTCGACCGCGTTCGCGCATGCGCATCTGGTGTCGAGCGAGCCGGCGGCGAACGCCGCGGTCGCCGCGCCCACCGAAGTGACGATCCATTTCACCGAGCCGCTCGAGCCCGCGTTCAGCCGGATCGAGCTGGCCGACGCAAGCGGCAAGGCCGCGCTGCCGGCGGCATCGGCCGCCTCGCTGGTCGATAAGGACGATGCCAAGGTTATGCATCTGCCGTTGCCGCCATTGAGCGCGGGCCGCTACGCGGTGCATTGGACGGCGGTGGCCACGGACGGCCATCGGACCCAGGGCAACTTCGCGTTCATCGTCCAATGA
- a CDS encoding cytochrome c → MKRKSLFALSAVIVVAAAALVPVLWSGGDNLHNGSAMAATPADQAALIKKGEYLARAGDCIACHTVRGGKQFAGGLPMATPFGTMFTPNITPDDQYGIGKWTQDDFYRAMHTGRSKDGSLLYPGFPFTSYTKVTRADSDAIYAYLRSVTPVNVASRPHELKFPFNQRNMLIGWRTLFFREGEYKADPTKSVEWNRGAYLIEGLGHCGMCHTSINAMGGPVSSAAFAGGLIPLQNWYAPSLTSNKEAGLGDWETKDIADLLKTGVSSRGAVFGPMAEVVHNSLQYMSDTDINAMATYLKTIPQKSEAPEALQLETSEKFGGELLKQGQKIYADNCAKCHAENGLGMPPSFPPLANNQSIQMPSAVNPIRMVLNGGYPPSTEGNPHPYGMPPFAQALSNTEVAAVVTYIRMSWGNHGTAVSPQQVSDLRSAPLD, encoded by the coding sequence ATGAAACGCAAGTCTTTGTTCGCCCTCTCGGCAGTCATCGTCGTAGCCGCTGCCGCGCTCGTTCCCGTCCTGTGGTCGGGCGGCGACAACCTGCATAACGGTTCCGCCATGGCCGCAACGCCCGCCGACCAGGCCGCGTTGATCAAGAAGGGCGAGTACCTCGCCCGCGCCGGCGACTGTATCGCCTGCCACACGGTGCGCGGCGGCAAGCAATTCGCCGGCGGCCTGCCCATGGCCACGCCGTTCGGCACGATGTTCACGCCGAACATCACGCCCGACGATCAATACGGCATCGGCAAGTGGACGCAAGACGACTTCTACCGCGCCATGCACACCGGCCGGTCGAAAGACGGCAGCCTGCTGTATCCGGGCTTCCCGTTCACCAGCTACACGAAGGTCACGCGCGCCGACTCGGACGCGATCTACGCGTATCTGCGTTCGGTCACGCCGGTCAACGTGGCGAGCCGTCCGCACGAACTGAAATTCCCGTTCAACCAGCGCAACATGCTGATCGGCTGGCGCACGCTGTTCTTCCGTGAAGGCGAGTACAAGGCGGATCCGACCAAGTCGGTCGAATGGAATCGCGGTGCTTACCTGATCGAAGGCCTCGGCCATTGCGGCATGTGCCACACGTCGATCAACGCCATGGGCGGCCCGGTCAGCTCGGCGGCATTTGCCGGCGGTCTGATCCCGCTGCAGAACTGGTACGCACCGTCGCTGACGTCGAACAAGGAAGCCGGCCTCGGCGACTGGGAAACCAAAGACATCGCCGATCTGCTGAAGACCGGCGTGTCGAGCCGCGGCGCGGTGTTCGGTCCGATGGCCGAAGTGGTTCACAACAGCCTGCAGTACATGTCGGACACGGACATCAACGCGATGGCCACGTACCTGAAGACGATTCCGCAGAAGAGCGAGGCACCGGAAGCGCTGCAGCTCGAAACGTCGGAAAAGTTCGGCGGCGAACTGTTGAAGCAAGGTCAGAAGATCTACGCTGACAATTGCGCGAAGTGTCACGCGGAAAACGGCCTCGGCATGCCGCCGTCGTTCCCGCCGCTGGCGAATAACCAGTCGATCCAGATGCCGTCGGCGGTCAATCCGATCCGTATGGTGCTGAACGGCGGTTATCCGCCGAGCACGGAAGGCAACCCGCATCCGTACGGCATGCCGCCGTTCGCGCAGGCCCTGTCGAACACGGAAGTCGCAGCTGTCGTGACCTACATCCGTATGTCGTGGGGCAACCACGGCACGGCGGTGTCGCCGCAGCAAGTGTCCGATCTGCGTTCGGCGCCGCTCGACTAA